In the Elusimicrobiota bacterium genome, one interval contains:
- a CDS encoding NAD(P)H-dependent oxidoreductase subunit E, whose protein sequence is MSHPICDAVAKMRQAHKVLAEFSYAPAELERGYANRSLRIDIAANKIETRPVTRQMKDLWIGGKGLDLWLMFQEIDKDTKWDSPNNPICMSSGPLGGTMSFPGSGKTLVTSISPTTHSIMDCNVGGYFGPYMKFAGFDALTIVGKAKSDILIYIDAVNNKISIAEAPLESVDSHLVAEELTEMYALDELDKRNVAVVSAGRAAEHTRLGVLNFSFYDWRRKVARLKQAGRGGIGTVFRDKKLKALVIRGKPLTPTWRVAESKAALRIAGACASCAHTTKETVREIVKKWDGDPDYVIEMLQDIQDRDRHISQAAIDFLSLETGVSRGQLYHIATFYKAFSLTPRGEKTIQVCVGTACHVKGSAQIVAAFERELKVKQGETTPDGRFTLEAVACLGCCSLAPVAKIGDEIYGNLQTTDVRRILKQERT, encoded by the coding sequence ATGTCCCATCCCATCTGCGACGCAGTCGCCAAGATGCGCCAGGCCCACAAAGTCCTGGCCGAGTTCAGCTATGCGCCCGCCGAGCTGGAAAGAGGCTATGCCAACCGCAGCCTGCGCATCGACATCGCGGCCAACAAGATCGAGACCCGGCCCGTGACCCGGCAGATGAAGGACCTCTGGATCGGCGGCAAAGGCCTGGACTTGTGGCTCATGTTCCAGGAGATAGACAAGGACACCAAATGGGACAGCCCGAACAACCCCATCTGCATGTCCTCCGGGCCCCTGGGCGGGACCATGTCCTTCCCCGGCTCCGGCAAGACCTTGGTCACCTCCATATCGCCGACCACCCACTCGATCATGGACTGCAACGTGGGCGGCTACTTCGGGCCCTATATGAAGTTCGCGGGCTTCGACGCCTTGACCATCGTGGGCAAGGCCAAGAGCGACATCCTCATCTACATCGATGCCGTGAACAACAAGATATCCATCGCGGAAGCCCCCCTGGAGAGCGTGGACTCGCACCTGGTGGCCGAGGAGCTCACGGAGATGTACGCTCTCGACGAGCTCGACAAGCGCAACGTCGCCGTGGTGTCGGCCGGCCGCGCCGCGGAGCACACCCGTCTGGGCGTGCTCAACTTCTCCTTCTACGATTGGCGCCGCAAGGTCGCCCGCCTCAAGCAGGCCGGCCGGGGCGGCATCGGCACCGTGTTCCGGGACAAGAAGCTCAAGGCTTTGGTCATCCGGGGCAAGCCCCTCACCCCGACCTGGCGCGTGGCCGAGAGCAAGGCCGCGCTGCGCATCGCGGGAGCCTGCGCCTCCTGCGCCCACACGACGAAAGAGACGGTCCGGGAGATCGTCAAGAAATGGGACGGCGACCCTGACTACGTCATCGAGATGCTGCAGGACATCCAGGACCGCGACCGGCACATCTCCCAGGCGGCCATCGATTTCCTGTCTCTGGAGACGGGGGTCTCGCGCGGCCAGCTCTATCATATCGCGACCTTCTACAAGGCCTTCAGCCTCACTCCCCGAGGGGAAAAGACCATCCAGGTCTGCGTGGGCACGGCCTGTCATGTCAAAGGCTCCGCGCAGATCGTCGCGGCCTTCGAGCGCGAGCTCAAGGTCAAGCAGGGAGAGACCACCCCGGACGGCAGGTTCACGCTCGAAGCCGTGGCCTGCCTCGGCTGCTGCAGCCTGGCGCCGGTGGCGAAGATCGGAGACGAGATCTACGGCAACCTCCAGACCACCGACGTGCGCAGGATATTGAAGCAGGAGCGCACATGA